Part of the Candidatus Dormiibacterota bacterium genome is shown below.
ACGGCTGGGACCTGTCCGAGTACATCGTCAAGAACGGCCTGCTGCGCGCCGACGGCAAGACCCTGATCGGCCAGCCCCACCTCAGCGACGACCCGAAGATGATGTGGACGATCGACGACATCAAGGCGTTGAACGTCGAGATCCGGGATCCGTTGGCCGAGGCGGAGTCGATCTGGATCACGAGCTAGCCATCGGCACCGTGGAGTTGCTCGGGTGATCTGACACGGGTGGTGGCTCCCACCCGTCCAGGCCCGAGCAACTCACACGGGCAACTCCGAACGGTCACCGGTCCGCCGGGATCCGGCCGAGACGCCCGTGCCTGAAATCCTCGAAGGCCTGCAGGACCTCCTCGCGGGTGTTCATGACGAAGGGGCCTCCCCAGGCGATGGCCTCGCGGATGGGGCGGCCGCCGAGGATGAGCACCTCGAGGTTGGGCGAGCGGCTCTCCTGGTCGCGGGCGGCGGTGATGGTCAGCACGTCGCCGCCGCCGAAGACCGCCAGCCGGCCGGTGCCGAAGGGCTGGCCGTCCGGGCCCGCGGTGCCGTCGCCGGCGAGGCCGTAGACGAGGGCGTTGAAGTCCGGCCGCCAGGGCAGGCGCAGGCGCGCCCCGGGGCTGAGGGTGGCGTGGAGCACGGTGATCGGCGTGTAGGTGCTTCCCGGACCCTCGTGGCCGGCGATGTCACCGGCGATCACCCGCACCAGCGCGCCGCCGTCGTGGGAGCTGAGCAGCCCCACCTGGCCGGCGCGGATGTCCTGGTAGCGGGGCTCGACCCACTTCTGTGCGGCGGGCAGGTTGACCCAGAGCTGGATGCCGTGGAAGAGACCGCCGCTGACCACCAGCGCCTCCGGCGGCGCCTCGATGTGGAGGATGCCCGCGCCCGCGGTCATCCACTGGGTGTCGCCGTTGGTGATCAGGCCGCCGCCGCCGTTCGAGTCCTGGTGCTGGAAGGTGCCGTCGATGATGTAGGTGACGGTCTCGAAGCCGCGGTGGGGGTGCCACGAGGTGCCCTTGGGCTCGCCGGGCGCGTACTCGACCTCGCCCATCTGGTCCATGTGGACGAAGGGGTCGAGGTGGCGGTGGTCGACGCCGGCGAAGGCGCGCCGCACCGGGAACCCCTCGCCCTCGAAGCCGCTCGGCGCGGTGGTGACACCCAGCACCGGTCGCTCCGCCGCGACCGCGGGGTCGGGCTCGGGGATGCGCGGGAGGGTGAGAATGTCGTCGACGGTGACGGCGGGCATGGGGCAGTTCTCCTTCGGGACGGCGTCCCACTCGGGCATTGTAGTTGCAAGTGCAACGTTCCCGGTTCGGTCCGGGTCGAAACCCGTCGTGGAGGCGCAGCCGCTGATCAGCCGCAGGACCATCCTCTCCCTCGCCCTGCCCGCCCTCGGGGCGCTGGCGGCGGGGCCGCTGTACCTGCTCGCCGACACCGCCATCGTCGGCCACCTCGGGCGGGTGCCGCTCGCCGGCCTGGCGGTGGGCGGCACGGTGGTCACGGCGATGACCAGCGTCGCCACCTTTCTCGAGTACGGCACCACCGGAGGGGTGGCCAGGGCGCTGGGCGCGGGACGGCGCGAGGCCGCCCTCGACCTCGCCGTCCAGGCCACCTGGCTGGCCCTGCTCACCGGGCTGCTGATGACCGGAGTCGTCGAGCTGCTCGCCTCCGCCGCCGTCGCCCTGGTCGGCGGCGGCGACCCGGGGGTGCGGGAGCAGGCGATCTCGTGGCTGCGGGTCGCCGCCCTCGGCCTTCCCTTCGTCTGCGTCGCCCTCGCCGGGCAGGGCTGGCTGCGCGGCCTCCACGACACCGTGACCCCGTTCGTCGTGGTGGTGATCGCCAACGCGGCCAGCGTCGCGCTCAGCGCCGCGCTCGTCTACGGCGCCCACCTCGGCATCCTCGGATCGGCGATCGCCAACGCGCTGGCGCAGTCGGCGGCGGCGGTGATCTTCGTGCTCGCCCTCGCCCGCCGCGGCGCCCGGCTGGGCCCGGCGCCGCGGCGGATGGCGGCGCAGCTGGTCGCCGCCCGCGACCTCGGCGCCCGCACCCTGGCGTTCCTGATCTCCTTCAGCGTCGCCACCGCGGTCGCCGCCCACATGGGGCCGGTGATCGTGGCCGCGCACCAGATCGCCATCCAGCTGTGGACCTTCCTGGCGTTCAGCCTCGACGCCCTCGCGATCGCCGCCCAGGCGCTGGTGGGCACCGCGGTGGGGGCCGGGGACGTGGCCGCGGCGCGGGCGCTCGCCGGCCGGCTGATCCGCTGGGGCCTCGGCGCCGGGGCGGTGCTCAGCGTGCTGCTGGTGGCCGGCGCCGGGGTGATCCCGCGGCTGTTCACCCCGGACCCGGCGGTGCTCGGCGCGGTCGGCGGGGCCTGGTGGTTCCTCGCGCTGATGCAGCCGGCGGCGGCGGTGGTGTTCGTCCTCGACGGCGTGCTCATCGGCGCCGGCGACACCGCCTACCTCGCCGCCGTGACCACCGCCGCCGGCCTCGCCGTGTACCTGCCGCTGGCGCTGCTCGCCGGCGCCGCCGGCCTCGGCCTCGGCGGCATCTGGTTCGGGCTCACCTGCTTCGTGCTCGCCCGCCTCGCCGCCTGCCTGGTGCGGATGCGCGGCACCGGGTGGTTGCGGCGGGGAAGCGCGTCCGTCGATATCTTGACCAAGTCGATCTAGATAGTCATGATACCGGGCGCAGCCCACCCACCACCGGAGGCCAGCGCCGATGAGCGCCACCGACGAGCTTCTTCGCCAGAACGACGCCTACGCACGCGACTTCGACAGGGGCGACCTGCCCCTGCCCCCCGGCCGGCACGTCGCCGTGGTCGCGTGCATGGACGCGCGACTCGACGTCTACCGCATCCTCGGGCTCGAGCCCGGTGAGAGCCACGTCATCCGCAACGCCGGCGGGGTGGTCACGGAGGACGTCATCCGCTCGCTGGTGATCTCGCAGCGGCTGCTCGGTACCCGGGAGATCATCCTCATCCACCACACCGACTGCGGCATGGTCACCTTCACCGACGACGCGGTGAAGGCGGGCATCGAGGCCGAGGTCGGCATCCGGCCGTCGTTCGCCCTGGAGGCGTTCCCCGAGGTCGCCGCCGACGTGCGCCAGTCGATCGCCCGGATCCAGGCGTCGCCCTTCATCCCCCACCGTGACCAGGTCCGCGGCTTCGTGTACCACGTCGAGACCGGCCGTCTCGAGGAGGTCGGCTCCCGCCGTCCCGCGCTGGTCTCCTGACCCGGCCGGCGGCGGTCAGGCGCCCGGACCGCCGTCGATCTCCACCTCGGAGGTGAGCGCCTCGATCCGGGACCGACCGGGCGCGCGCCGCCCCGCGTCGACGCGTCGCAGCCGCGCGAAGACCGGGGCGAGCGCGT
Proteins encoded:
- a CDS encoding pirin family protein, coding for MPAVTVDDILTLPRIPEPDPAVAAERPVLGVTTAPSGFEGEGFPVRRAFAGVDHRHLDPFVHMDQMGEVEYAPGEPKGTSWHPHRGFETVTYIIDGTFQHQDSNGGGGLITNGDTQWMTAGAGILHIEAPPEALVVSGGLFHGIQLWVNLPAAQKWVEPRYQDIRAGQVGLLSSHDGGALVRVIAGDIAGHEGPGSTYTPITVLHATLSPGARLRLPWRPDFNALVYGLAGDGTAGPDGQPFGTGRLAVFGGGDVLTITAARDQESRSPNLEVLILGGRPIREAIAWGGPFVMNTREEVLQAFEDFRHGRLGRIPADR
- a CDS encoding MATE family efflux transporter is translated as MEAQPLISRRTILSLALPALGALAAGPLYLLADTAIVGHLGRVPLAGLAVGGTVVTAMTSVATFLEYGTTGGVARALGAGRREAALDLAVQATWLALLTGLLMTGVVELLASAAVALVGGGDPGVREQAISWLRVAALGLPFVCVALAGQGWLRGLHDTVTPFVVVVIANAASVALSAALVYGAHLGILGSAIANALAQSAAAVIFVLALARRGARLGPAPRRMAAQLVAARDLGARTLAFLISFSVATAVAAHMGPVIVAAHQIAIQLWTFLAFSLDALAIAAQALVGTAVGAGDVAAARALAGRLIRWGLGAGAVLSVLLVAGAGVIPRLFTPDPAVLGAVGGAWWFLALMQPAAAVVFVLDGVLIGAGDTAYLAAVTTAAGLAVYLPLALLAGAAGLGLGGIWFGLTCFVLARLAACLVRMRGTGWLRRGSASVDILTKSI
- a CDS encoding carbonic anhydrase; its protein translation is MSATDELLRQNDAYARDFDRGDLPLPPGRHVAVVACMDARLDVYRILGLEPGESHVIRNAGGVVTEDVIRSLVISQRLLGTREIILIHHTDCGMVTFTDDAVKAGIEAEVGIRPSFALEAFPEVAADVRQSIARIQASPFIPHRDQVRGFVYHVETGRLEEVGSRRPALVS